A window of Seriola aureovittata isolate HTS-2021-v1 ecotype China chromosome 17, ASM2101889v1, whole genome shotgun sequence genomic DNA:
CATGTATGCAATAAACAGAGAATGAACATGTCAAATATCTTTTGAGGTTTTCTTCCGCATGAGGTTTGAGCCTTTGACATTACTCATACTGATATAATTTCGGCACGTTTGGCCTGCTGTCATAACTAATCTATTACTGTTAATTGTCTAGTGGAAACTAAATTTGCAAAAGACCCCAATTATCTAATGTGACATCGAGACATACTTAAAAACTTTCTGCATTACAGTGAAAGAGTGTGACAAGTGCAGTATGGTGTTCCTGATTTATAAGAGAGCTTTAAGAGTTTAGGGCTCCCCTGTATCCTATAGTTTCACAGCCTGTGTCCAGTGTCAGTGTTATATCTCGCAAGTTCCTGACTGTGCTCCTGAGAGTGTGTATATCCCTTAAATCACACCTCTGGGATGCGTGAGCCTGCAAAGCAGCAATGCATTCTGTTTTCTGAAAAcgtaaaaattaaacaaattgcTCTGTGAGTGATTAAGTTTGCAACAGACCTACAGTGCACATTGTTTTCCTGCACTTCGCCAGTTCTTCTGAGATGTCTTACCACACTGGGACTGCAGTGGCAAGtgtatcatttcattttcttctgcagTCAGCCACCAGAGATCTTACAGTCTGGATAACTGGTGGGTGTAAATGCCAGGTTGCTGTATCTGAACTGGCTGCAATGGAGACAACCTGAAACATGCCCCACACCTCTGatataattctatttttttttcttccatagGGAAcagctttctctctccacctgcaGCACATTGTGCTTCCTTTTTATCTTCTATTGTGTCCACAGTGAGGCACACAGATGTCAGTGCGACCCCACTGGTGTCCAACCAGAGTCAAATGCTATTAGACTGGCAACAcattgactgacagctgatccAGCACAGAGTGCTCTTTCCATGGGACAGTCGCTCATCATGCAGCCGGCGGTGCAGGATGTCTTCCTCAGGCTACCTTCTTTTGAGCCGAGACAACCTGGAGACATGGACACACAAGTGTTACTGATagtcacaaaaaaacatgctttgGAAAAGACTTCTACAGATgttaaaacataacataaaaatgattgaGCTTTCTGgataaaattgtttttattatcaggTGTTTGTATCAACATCTGTTTGCCCTGTAAATTAACCACTGGGTTTACTACATAACATTGAATCTCAGCAACGTATTCTGagcatgaaacagaaaaaaacaagtcataaaaaacataactTCTTTCTTGCTTTGCTTACTTTTTCACcgatgtgtctgtgtgacagaaaGGCAACAACAGCATCCGATTGGAAGGATTTTTTCCCCACATCACTGACCAGGGAGTGTTCACGCTGACCCAACCTGCGCCGGACCTCtgcatcaccaccaccaccacctcctccaaaaatgtctttttcttcctccgGAACGGCCTTGTCATTCAAGATAGCCTTCAAACACATCCAGCTCCGTGTCCGTGTCATAAGGGACAGAGGCAGGGTCGGACAGCACCCCGAGGTCCACCAGTGCCTGGTCCATGTCCTCAGGCAGAAATACTATCCCCACATTCAGGACGATGTACTCCATCAGAAAGGCATAGTAGAGGATCAAGACGTTCACAAAGAACAAGCCCAGATAAAACATATATGGAAGATCGTCCAAGAGCGATTCCACCGAATCTAGCTGGGCATAAATTTGGTGTGTcatagaaaacaaagacagcCACGGTTTGACTTCTCGGGATTGTGCGAGGCCAGGATGTGGCGGACTCGAGTTTCTGGTGTCACCGCTAAAAATCTGTCTGGGGTGATGGGGCTGGGGCGTCCATTTCGCCTTGTCCCGACCTGCAACAATGTTTAAGGCGCAATTACTGAGTGGTTTCTATCTGTAGGGTCCAGAGGAAAACCACAAGAAAAGAGCTACACTTGAGGGATTAATGTTCATAGCTAATAATGCCGACGGACAGTATCAAAATATCACGTTAGCTAGCTCAACGCATTCTTGACATTGGTTTCTTGGGTTTGCGGAATTCACGCCTTGCCAACTGGCTAGGGCTAAAAACAGTGACATGCAATGCTAGCATAAACAAACGTGAACATTTCTGGAAGCAAAGTACTCTTGTGAGTTTTCTTGTATACTCATCCGCACCTGGAAAAGCATTCATAAATACACGCTTCTGGCGATGTTTCTACAGCTAAAGGTCCCTTCTAACATTTTTGCCAAATGCATCAAAACACTCCTGACGACAAAGCGACAACTGAATCCTCGGCATGTGATTGGCTCACCGCTTAGCAGGCTCTCTTGTGATTGACCTTTAACGATATCAATCAACATACTGAGCTCCACCCCCTCCCCTTGCAGGATGTGTCGCGTGCTTTATTCGTCACTGCTAACGTAAGAAATTAATGTTGTAGTTTTATCCACTTGCTCTTGTGCGCCGTATTAAGTATCTGGTGTAGGGAAAGAACTACAACTCCCAAATAACACATCTATTGAAGCTGTTAcgtaatgcccccccccccatcagcgCTGCTATCGCCGCCTATCACCTTCTGTTTGCTAAGTAGCTATCTGTACGGGAAAGTGGGTGTAATGGATAGATGCGGACACTAACCTTAGCGAAATAACGCGCCTGGCAAAACATTAGCCCCTTTAAAACCACAACCATGTTTGGCCGGTCGCGGAGTTGGGTTGGAGGACAGGGGAGAACGAAAAACATCCACTCCTTGGACCATCTGAAGTGAGTAGCTAGCATTAgataagctaacgttagcctgtATGATACCCGGCTGAGAGCAACTGTCAGAGGTAACATTAGCTCACTTATTAACAgctaaaacaacagcagctaacTAACCGTAACTGTCCAGAGGTCCAGTCAGCTATAATTGCCTCTCCTGGCTGTGGCACCCCTATTCTGTTTGATAACGTGGATAGGCATATGAGCTAGCTTGTAATTGTTAGCTTTACAGTGGAAATCCACCCTAAAACTGAACTGCTGTCCCACACCCCAACAGGTGTACCAAAGTAACAAGAGAGTAGGGTGGATGTCAGGCACACTCAGTCTGCACACGCCCACAGAGTCCTGAGGTTTAACCAGGCCGAATAAGTAGAAACACTTGTGTGGGTGTACATTGTAGGGGCTTTCGTCTGGTGGTAATTACATTACGCTATTTGGAGATAATCCATCGACTCAAATTAGAGGCCATATTTATGGGTTCATGGCAATTGTTTTGACAACCAGAtgagtttcattttaatgcaatgTCTACAGTTGTCAATCACACAATTTTTCTGCAATTTGTCTTTCCACTGATAGGTTTAATGAATTTTAGGTTTAAATTTTTACATATTCacaaattaaaactgaactgtACATTTACCACTTTCTTCCTCACATTGTCTCTTCACTCATGTCTCTCCATCAGGTATATGTACCATGTGCTGAccaaaaacaccacagtaaCAGACCACAACCGAAATCTATTGGTGGAGACCATCCGCTCCATCACAGAGATCCTCATCTGGGGGGACCAGAATGACAGCTCTGTGTTTGAGTAAGTCCCAGTCAATGTCCTCATATCAAACCCCTCAGATTTGACATAAAGTGCAGATGTGATGTACATGGGAATTAAAGTGACAGCTTTGTATTTACTTGCAATATCTTTTCATGTAGAGATGGTTTGTTAATTGTGTTTATAACCTCACATCTATGCATCTTTGAACAGATGTACACTTGTAAACTAATGAACAGTGCATTTGTCTTGATGCAACGTCTTGATGTCAGCTACGGAAGATTGCTCCTCATTGATTTTTACAAATTATTTTTGATCAGCTGACCTGGAAATCtttgaacaaacaaactttGACTTGCTTTGACTAACAAAAAAGGATAATCCTACTCCACTTTAATCTCAATGGTAATTTTATAGTTCTACCCCCACCTTCTTTCTCTATAGCAACATTGCTAAGAACCGAGCCACTACGCTGTCCTTCTCTCTGACTGCAAACCATTCAAAGCTAAGcaagacagtgtgtgtatcaaagACAGTTCTGCTTTGCTTCCTGTCATGCTGACTCTGCACACAGTAGAAgagtgtaaaaatgttttgtgctcTTAAGATGCAGTTTTACTTTTCAAGAGATGAATCTATTAC
This region includes:
- the dexi gene encoding dexamethasone-induced protein homolog; translation: MNAFPGRDKAKWTPQPHHPRQIFSGDTRNSSPPHPGLAQSREVKPWLSLFSMTHQIYAQLDSVESLLDDLPYMFYLGLFFVNVLILYYAFLMEYIVLNVGIVFLPEDMDQALVDLGVLSDPASVPYDTDTELDVFEGYLE